One Peromyscus leucopus breed LL Stock chromosome 20, UCI_PerLeu_2.1, whole genome shotgun sequence genomic window, GTGGCTGTGCATGAAAGGTCAGGCAGCTTCCATCCTTCCAAACACCAAGGCATTGTCATCTGCCTCTGGTCTCTTCACTACCTCAGGGCCCTGCCAGTCAGTTCTTCACACAGGGGTCTCCTCTGCTACCTTTTTTAAGAGTCCAGCAGCCAGCAAGGAGTGGTGGGGTTCCTTGGAGCCATCTGCTTCTCGAATCTTCAGGCGGACTTTCTGATTTGTCTTCCTCCATTCTGAGTACAGCTGGCAGTGGTATCGGAAAGAGACCAGTGTCCAGAGCACATAGATGGTGAAGAGGGCGATGGTGAGGGCAATGAGTTCCACAGCCTCCAGCCGGCTGTGCAGACGGAGGTGGTCCTGGGCCCCTCGAAGGCACAGCCAACCTGAGATGGCAGCCAGTGGTGTGATGAACACGAAGCACACCATGTCACAGCACAGCGTCCGCTTCTCAGTGCGAGGCCCTGGGTCCTTCAGCCACTCTGTGAGGGGTCGGGGCCGCTTTTCAACTGCAAACTCAGTGTGGCACAGCTCGCAGTAGCTGGTATTGGAGGAAGCTCTTGTGCACAGCTCCCAGCGTGCCGGTGCAGCCACACGGGGACAGCAAGTTCTCCCCATTCGCTCCCTCGTGACAGATTCGGCAGAAGGGACAGTCACTCGGCGTGTCCAAAGCCCGGATGACAGTTGAGAGCAGTCGGCCATCCCTTGAAGTCACCTGTGCCACATACTGGGGTGGCCCAAGGCCTGTGGCCTCCACAACCTTGGAGAAGGCAGGGCTGCTAGAGCAGTCACATAGGGAGCCAGGGAGGTGGCAACAGTCACCTGTCGTCATGGCCACAAGGAGCCGTCTGTCCTCAGGGCCTGAGGCCCATGGTCCCAGGAGCCTGTTTTGCGGCCGGGCCGGGCGGCCGCGCAGGCCCCTCAGTTTTCCCTGGCCCGGGTCCCGGCCCAGCCCGGCCCGTCTGCAGCTGCTTCGAATTGTGAGTTCTTTAGATTCAGATAAAGtttcccttagtagctttgaaagagtcggtgcctgagggaacagaatcccctcaggctgtgGCCCTTGCAGCCAAACTGCTGCTGGTAGCAGGTGCAATCTCTGACTAGGATAGTTGTTGTTTAAGTGGCAGTCACTGCAGGGGCAGTCACTGTAGATAATAAAAAACCGATAACAACACATGTGGTTTGtagagtgctgggaaccgaacccaggacttcatgaatgctaggtaagtgctctaccaactgagcaacaCCACCAATCCATGTGATGCTTTTACATTTAATTGCTGATTATTTGTACATTATTTTTGAAACTTAAACCAATTTATTCTCACTCCAGTTCCTATTGCCTTATTATCATGTTTTTGGCAGGCTTCTCTTgttagtttatttatttcctccttaTCCCTGATTCCTCCTCTCCACCATAAACATCAGGTGGACCATATTTCCTTAGATACATCTTTATCCTCTCAAACACAGTGTAAGAGTCAGTGTGTGCCTTatgaattttatttctcctttcttttctttttttttttttaattattgttatgagttgaatgtggtggcacacacctttaatccccacactcaggatgcagaggcaggcagatttctttgagtttgaggccaatgtgATCtgcatagagttccaggacagctagggctacatagagagaccctgtctaaaaccaaacaaaatttatcactatcattatttttttgtatcaCATTTTCTGTCTTGAATtgtcaatttattatttttacactaATTTTTCCTGCCTATGTACTCCCTGAATgcattcaggattttttttttatacttcttTGTGTCCTCTCACTATCATTAttattgacagggtctcactctgtagcctaggcaaactttgaacttgcaatcctcctgcctcagcctcctaggtgcCTAGATGCCAAGTGTATACAGCTCTGCTCTGGTGAAAGTTATTACTTTTCTGCTTCACTCTGGAGCACAAACCTCACTTGAGATTTAtggggagggaggaatccaggagagtggctacCTCTGCCAGGATGGAAAAGGGCAGCCTCAAACTGAACAGGTATAGTGCTTATATAGGACTTCTTAGGGGCGGAGCTTTCCAAGGTGGAGATTTTCACCACCTTGTATTTATTGCTGCACTCACTTTCTCACAGTTTACTAAGGTCATCTTCTATGAACAGAATGCCAAGTTTGGTAGCGTCAAGGAGCTTGAAATTGGAGAACCACGACAGAAAGTTGCCATGTCTCCTGGAGAAACGGTTTCACTAGTTCTCTTCTGTTGAATAAACAACCCTGCTAGTTTTGGCAAGTGGACCCGCTCAAGTGCCAGGTACAAAGAAGAATGAACTTCAGCAGTAGCAGCAGCCACTGAGGGATTTACCAGAGCAGTGATTGATACTTGGTggacagagatctacctgcctgtctcctgagctaggattaaaggcatgcatcaccaccacttgGCTTGTTGGAGGATAAAAAGGGCCAGTGGGAGAAAACCCTGGCCCTGAGACCTAACAGTTCAGGAATTGGAatccaaccaatccctgagcacaaaaaccaaccaatcccagAGCACAAAATccaaccaatctctgagcttgtaCCAAGCTCAGGAATTGAAACCCTACCAATCCCCACCCTGAAAAATCACCATCTTGCAAAGCTCCGCCTCTAAGAAGGCCTATATAAGCACTGTAACTGTTCTGTCGGATGCTGCCCTTTTCCGCTCTGGCGGAGGTAACCACTCTCCTGGATCCCCCCTCCCCATAAGTCTTTTGAGTGAGGTTTGTGTGCAGGAGCAAGCAGTACAGAGATGTAACAACTTTCACCGACGGAGCAGAGCAGAACTGCGACATTTCCGCAGGGAAACTGCCTTAGCAGAGCAGAGATGTAAGAGCTCTTGCCGGAGCGGGAGCAGAACAGAACACAACTGGAGCACGTTGGCTGCGGAAACTTTCCCTCGCTGGAGCCAAGTGTTACCCTCCAGGAGCAGACTGGAGCAGAGGTGTGACAACCCCGCTGGGAGACCCTCCCCTGCTGGAGCAGAGGTGTTCCACTTAGGGAACCCTTTCCCAGAGCAAGGGCTGTGACACTTTGCTGGGAGACTCTCCCCAGTGGAACAGAGCTGTAGGCGATGCTTACCTTCGGACTGCCAGGGTATCTTTCCATCccagctgtaacacttacagttgtttgtttgtttggtttggttttggttttggttttggtttttcaagacagggtttctctgtgaaacagtcccagctgtcctggaactccctttgtagagcAGGGTggtctcgaacttacagagatccacctctctaAGCCtcattaaagctgtgcaccaccaagcctagcctggcttgtttttttttttaagagtttcagcacttgtgaggcagaggcaggcagatctcacagtttgaggccagcctggtctacaaagtgagttccaagacagccagggttatgcagagaaaccctgtctcaaaacaaacaaacaaacaaaaacaggagcggggtggggatggagggagagagagcgttTTCATAGCTCTGGCTAGCAGTGAATTCACTTTGCAGCCTAGGATGACTTTaaatttttgatcctcctgcttctgcctctccagtcctAGAATTACAAGCGGGGGCCATCATGGGTGACTTTGTATGGAGATACGGATAGCACGTGATGTGCATGCTCTGCGCAAGCCCTTAACAAACTGAATAACACTCTAGCCCCCAGCATTTCTTCATTTTGGCTTGAGTCAGGCCCTCAATAGAtttcccaggatggccttgagttccagatgtagtccaggttagcctggaatttGTAATCCTCATGTCTCAGCCTGtgtaactgggattacaggtctgtgttAGCCTGTCCAATTTTCCCAttactcttcccttcctttcttcccctcttctctcttcccctctgttcttgagacagggttttgctaagcaggccaggctgaccttgaacttgaggcaATTTCCCCTGTCTCAGCTCCTAAAACCTGGCATTTCTGGTGTGCACCACTAGACTGGATTTTTCCTTCCAGTGCCAGAGATCAAACCCTGGGCCTTCATGTGATAAGCAAGCACCGTGAACTgggccacatcctcagccctccGAAAAGGAAAGGAATGATCAGTCGTGGACAGCAGCAGCAAGCGACACACAGCTGAGACTCAGGAGCCCGCCTgttgagcatgtgtgtgtaccacatgctgtGTCCCCGGGGAAACACATACTGTGACCCCGACGGCTTTCCCAGGAACCCACCCACCATTCAGTGGGTTCAGCAGAGTTTCCTATAGGAGGGGCCCCCAGTTTGAGACGTAACTGTGGAAGACAATCGTGGCAGTTCAGGGGAGTGGAAAGGAATGCCAGCCTCGGAGGAAGTGGCTGATGGTGCTGAATAGGAAGTGCCATAGAATTCCAGGGCTTCTGAGCCAAAGAGGAACTTCTTCCAGGTAGGGTACCTGGAACTGTTTTCCACCCGGGAGTCTGCTGTGTCCCAGAGAGAGTGTGTGATTGTGAAACCCTTTTTCATAGGGTAGTTTGGACAGCAAGTCAGCTTTGCAAGCAAAAGAGGCATCAGAGCACccagttttttgtctgaattgtgaaattttttttttttacaaattaaacaagatttaattttattttttatttgtgtgtgtcagACGTGTacaggtgcccagggaggctggaagaggatgtcagatcccccggagctggagttacagaaggttgtgagatATCTATcttgggtgctgggtactgaactctAGACCTCTGCGGCAGCAGGAGCACTCAGAACTCCTGCACCATCTCTTCAGatcctttgtttttgagacaggctgccctgtagcccaggctgatctcaaactcattaAGTGACTGGGGTGATCCTGAGCTCCACCTCCAAAAtgttggaattacaagcatgttccACTGTACCAGGCATGATGGATACTTACTGATACAGAAGAAAAGTTAATTGACACTTTCTCTGGCTTCCCACTGTAACCTGTGTTCATGAGTCATATTAACAAAGAGGCAGCTGCACTTGGTACTTATACTAAGAATTTTCTGCAACGGCGGTAGAAAATTACAGACAGCACGAACTCCAGGAATAGAGGGATAAGAGAAGAACACAAGAGGCCTCTGGATAAGAGTATCTAAGGAAATATCATTCCACTATAGCAAAGGGTGGGGTTTTGATAGTTTTTAAAtcgtgtttattttgtgtgtgtgagtgttttgcctgcatgtttatatgtgtgctttGTGCCTTCCATGGTCAGGAGAGGATGTATGATCTCTGGggactggaattatggatggttgtggtcctcttcaggagcagcaagtgctcttaaccactgagccaaacaTAAACCCTTCCTgggtttatatatgtattttaatgtgtattgTTTCCAATGTCATTTCCTGTCCCTGGCTCAGTAGCCTCCTGACTGGAACATAAGAAGCACagagctttttaaaatgaatatattaaccTAAATTACTAGATGACCCTTGCCTGGAGTTCatcatctgtttgtctgtctttcagggtgctagggatggaatctAGAGCCCCAtacatgctgggcaaatgctgTTTCAGAGACCTACACCCATagctaataaatcttttttattatatacagGTATAAAAATGCAAGTCAAAGAACCCTTCCAGACATTAAACATAAGAACCAAGGTCAAACATAGAAAGCACAGTGAGTGGAGGggcgcccccaccccccaccccacccccacccccactcccactcccacccccccatccccgcAGGGCGcccaggcagggctggggagggccagggaagaggggaggggacactGCCCAGTTCTAACTGGGAGTCTTAGcaaagtttctttttgtttgtctgttctttctttctttttttttttaaataagtcttcttttaaaaaacacttatttttaaatttttacgtGTTTGTAGATATGTAAACATGTGCAGGTGCCGACAGAGGACAAAAGAGAACATtgaatgccctggagctggagttacaggccattgtgaccTGACTGACATGGATGTCAGGGAAtcgctctaactgctgagccatctttccggccccagttttcttcttttcaaccCCATTCTTCTtactgtggcttgttttgttgtCTTCCTTGTTTGTTCTATTTTGATTGAgaggcttttaaaacatttttctttacattttttttctttcttttttctagcaAGGCTTATTTTCGGTGGGGTCTGATGCATGTTGGATTATCCTAGGGAGAAAAAGGCAGCTGTGGACATGGTCTCGGCGTTTGTTTAGTTGGACAGATCCCTGTGTGGTCTTTTCTACaaactgaactcagggtctcacacTCCTTAGGTTGATCTACACCCCCAGCCCAAGACGGTATGTGAATGAACAAAGTGAAAATGAAGACTTGACACTCCTGGGGATGGGCTGAGGCGGTCTGTTGTGGATAAAAGGGAGAATACGGCATCTGGACAGAACCAGACTGAACCGGAACCGGGCCGTGAGAGGAGGGCCAGATGAGAGCGGCAGAAttggagaggagagacagggctAAGAGAGGAGCCGGGGACCGAGAGACCAAGAGGGCAAAGGTAGCCAGAGTTGCTCAGGTTAGGCAGGGTCCGCGTCTGGGAAGGGAAGCCTTGCCCTGGGCTGGAGCGTTTAGGGTCGGGGGTGGGGATGCCAGCCAGGATGACCTGTGACAGGTACTAGTGAGTAGGGACTGGCGGCCAGGGTCCACTCCGAGgggttaaataggcacctcagttagccatttgtccagaATTCGAGACCTGTGTGTTTGGTTGTGCCTgactgtgtatctgtgtgtgcctgagtgtgagtgtgtgtgtagatacttcctcactgtgtagccacactggcctcacactcaggaTTATCCCACGTGCTTAGTTTGCGGTCACGTGCCACTGAGTCTGGATTAGTAACTCTTTACTCACAGGAAAATGTAGTCCCCTCTGTAAAAACTTTTTTAAGGACGGAATGCGAAAGACCCGTGCTGTGCCGCCGAGCTGTGTCTCTAGCCCTCATTTCActcatttttaaagatactttcttttgagacaggatctcacctagtcatccaggctggctttgaactcactctgtagcccgggaGAATCTTGACTTTTTGATCTACTTGCTTCAGGTTTTCCAGTAGTTGGGAATACAGGCTCGTGCCGCCAGAGCTGGCTGGAACCAGTCCTTTGTCTCAGTTGTGACATTGGGCATTGTGTCCTTGGTCCTGGCTCTCTTGTGCTCTGTCCAATGAACCAGTGTCCATACTGGCACCTGGCTGGTGCAGTGCTGGCTGCTT contains:
- the LOC114699899 gene encoding LOW QUALITY PROTEIN: E3 ubiquitin-protein ligase MARCHF2-like (The sequence of the model RefSeq protein was modified relative to this genomic sequence to represent the inferred CDS: inserted 2 bases in 1 codon); its protein translation is MTTGDCCHLPGSLCDCSSSPAFSKVVEATGLGPPQYVAQVTSRDGRLLSTVIRALDTPSDCPFCRICHEGANGENLLSPCGCTGTLGAVHKSXSSNTSYCELCHTEFAVEKRPRPLTEWLKDPGPRTEKRTLCCDMVCFVFITPLAAISGWLCLRGAQDHLRLHSRLEAVELIALTIALFTIYVLWTLVSFRYHCQLYSEWRKTNQKVRLKIREADGSKEPHHSLLAAGLLKKVAEETPV